A single window of Nicotiana sylvestris chromosome 5, ASM39365v2, whole genome shotgun sequence DNA harbors:
- the LOC104218292 gene encoding uncharacterized protein, with translation MSSRTTTFWARLLRNQLRFVSSSSAAGAVNQPLFRHPQPPPHSVRLFSSASYRTPQADRVIRELFLDVERDKQREREERKKQGLDTADIDAEENEDFMGVGPLIEKLEKKKLKEEKFSYFDEPTDSDSDDDDERWTAEAINKRWDTFEKKFKRHEELLKNFTDAETLDDAFKWMNRIDKFEQKHFQLRPEYRVIGELMNRLKVAEGKERFLLQQKINRAMRMVQWKEAYDPNDPENYGIIQHEQVGPNVDLLEHAGFEKEKEMIQGGDDDDDIEFDDMKEKDDILLEKLNAIDRKLEEKLAELDHTFGKRGKLLEEEIRDLAEERNSLTEKKRRPLYRKGFDVKLIDVNRTCKVTKGGQVVKYTALLACGNYHGVVGFAKAKGPAIPIALQKAYEKCFQNLHYVERHEEHTISHAVQTNYKKTKVYLWPAPTQTGMKAGRTVQTILHLAGFRNVKSKVVGSRNPHNTVKALFKALNAIETPKDVEEKFGRTVVESYLL, from the exons ATGAGTAGCAGAACGACAACGTTTTGGGCTCGACTACTCCGCAATCAACTGCGGTTCGTTTCATCATCTTCCGCCGCCGGCGCAGTAAATCAACCACTTTTCCGGCATCCACAGCCGCCTCCGCATTCCGTACGTTTATTCTCCTCAGCATCTTACCGAACACCGCAGGCGGATAGGGTAATCAGAGAGTTATTCCTCGACGTCGAAAGGGACAAGCAAAGGGAAAGGGAAGAGAGAAAGAAGCAAGGATTAGATACAGCGGATATTGATGCCGAGGAAAATGAGGATTTCATGGGCGTGGGCCCACTAATTGAGAAGCTCGAGAAGAAGAAGCTCAAGGAAGAAAAATTTAGCTATTTTGATGAGCCTACAGATTCGgattctgatgatgatgatgagcggTGGACTGCTGAGGCTATTAATAAACGATGGgatacttttgaaaaaaagttTAAGCGACATGAAGAGCTCCTTAAGAACTTCACTGATGCAG AGACTCTTGATGATGCATTCAAGTGGATGAATAGAATTGACAAGTTTGAGCAAAAGCATTTCCAGTTGAGACCAGAGTATCGTGTGATTGGTGAACTGATGAACCGCCTTAAAGTGGCTGAGGGTAAGGAAAGATTTCTTTTGCAGCAGAAGATAAATAGGGCCATGCGAATGGTGCAGTGGAAGGAAGCTTATGATCCCAATGACCCAGAGAATTATGGAATCATTCAACATGAGCAGGTGGGACCAAATGTAGATCTTTTAGAACATGCTGGATTTGAAAAGGAAAAGGAGATGATTCAAGGAGGAGATGACGATGATGACATAGAGTTTGATGACATGAAAGAGAAGGATGATATATTGTTAGAGAAGCTTAATGCCATTGATAGGAAACTTGAAGAGAAATTGGCTGAATTGGACCACACCTTTGGGAAAAGGGGTAAGCTCTTAGAAGAGGAAATCAGAGATCTTGCTGAAGAAAGGAACTCGTTgacagagaagaaaagaagaccTCTGTACAGAAAA GGTTTTGATGTGAAACTCATTGATGTCAATAGGACATGTAAGGTTACTAAG GGGGGACAAGTTGTCAAGTATACTGCTTTGTTGGCTTGTGGGAACTATCACGGAGTTGTTGGTTTCGCAAAAGCAAAAGGTCCAGCTATTCCCATTGCCCTGCAAAAG GCATATGAGAAATGCTTTCAGAACCTACATTATGTTGAACGGCATGAGGAGCATACAATTTCGCATGCAGTTCAAACAAACTACAAAAAGACCAAG GTATATCTGTGGCCTGCTCCTACTCAAACAGGGATGAAAGCAGGTAGAACCGTCCAAACAATTTTGCATTTAGCCGGTTTCAGGAATGTAAAATCAAAG GTTGTTGGCTCAAGGAACCCACATAACACAGTTAAGGCTCTTTTCAAAGCTCTAAATGCG ATTGAGACACCCAAGGATGTTGAAGAAAAGTTTGGGCGAACTGTTGTCGAGTCATACTTATTGTAA